One part of the Kiritimatiellia bacterium genome encodes these proteins:
- the fabZ gene encoding 3-hydroxyacyl-ACP dehydratase FabZ, with the protein MPDILIEDIMRILPHRYPMLLIDRVVECEGDRVVAIKNVTANEPCFSGHFPGRPIFPGVLQLEAMAQAGGVLMNQSYGEPGRIAYFLAVDKARFRRVIRPGDTMRIEVVFQRARLGMMRLHGTITVDGELACEADIMFGYGDA; encoded by the coding sequence ATGCCTGACATTCTGATTGAAGATATTATGCGGATTCTGCCGCACCGGTACCCGATGCTTCTCATCGATCGGGTGGTCGAATGCGAAGGGGACCGGGTAGTTGCGATCAAAAATGTGACGGCCAATGAGCCCTGCTTTTCCGGCCATTTCCCCGGGCGCCCGATTTTTCCCGGCGTTCTCCAGCTTGAAGCCATGGCGCAGGCGGGCGGCGTGCTGATGAATCAGTCGTATGGAGAGCCCGGGCGAATCGCCTATTTTCTGGCCGTGGACAAAGCTCGCTTCCGCCGCGTGATCCGCCCCGGCGACACCATGCGAATTGAAGTGGTTTTTCAGCGCGCGCGCCTCGGCATGATGCGGTTGCATGGAACGATTACCGTGGACGGTGAACTCGCCTGCGAGGCCGACATCATGTTCGGCTACGGGGATGCCTGA
- the lpxA gene encoding acyl-ACP--UDP-N-acetylglucosamine O-acyltransferase: MATVHPSAIVSPNARLGEDVYIGPYCTVGPDVEIGDRTRLISHVVVDGFTRIGSDCTIFPFASIGLQTQDLKYRGGRPGTVIGDRTTIREYVTINAATKDGDLTRVGSHCHIMAYAHIAHDCVVGDHVIIANVGTLAGHVIVEDRVLIGGLSGIHQFVRLGRNCIVGGCTKITQDVPPFMMADGNPPRVPGINALGLKRAGLSEEAQHALKQAHRLLYRSGLNTSAALARMEQELPRLPEIEHLIAFIRASERGIIK, from the coding sequence ATGGCCACAGTTCACCCCTCCGCCATCGTTTCGCCGAACGCCCGGTTGGGGGAGGATGTCTACATCGGACCATATTGCACCGTTGGCCCGGATGTGGAGATCGGAGACCGCACGCGCCTCATCTCTCACGTCGTCGTCGACGGATTCACCCGGATCGGCAGCGATTGCACGATCTTCCCATTTGCGAGCATCGGGCTGCAGACGCAGGATCTGAAATATCGCGGCGGTCGTCCCGGAACGGTCATCGGTGACCGCACCACGATTCGAGAGTACGTTACCATAAACGCCGCGACAAAAGATGGGGATCTGACGCGGGTGGGGTCCCATTGTCATATCATGGCTTATGCCCACATCGCGCACGATTGCGTCGTCGGAGACCATGTGATTATTGCCAATGTTGGCACGCTGGCGGGGCATGTAATCGTTGAAGACAGGGTCCTCATCGGGGGGCTGAGCGGCATCCACCAGTTCGTTCGCCTCGGACGAAATTGCATCGTGGGTGGGTGCACAAAAATCACACAGGACGTGCCTCCATTCATGATGGCCGACGGCAATCCGCCGAGGGTCCCCGGCATCAATGCGTTGGGGCTAAAGCGCGCCGGTCTATCAGAGGAGGCGCAGCATGCTCTCAAACAGGCGCATCGGCTTCTTTATCGCAGCGGCCTGAATACAAGCGCCGCCCTCGCGCGGATGGAGCAGGAATTGCCGCGCCTGCCGGAAATCGAGCACCTCATCGCATTTATTCGGGCATCCGAGCGCGGGATTATCAAGTGA